The following coding sequences lie in one Kitasatospora azatica KCTC 9699 genomic window:
- a CDS encoding SURF1 family cytochrome oxidase biogenesis protein codes for MYRFLLSWRWAITTLIALLLIPACIKLGFWQLHRHEARVARNNLIGQSLKAAPVAFDSLSTGPGYAVPKDLTWRTVTATGEYDSAHEFVVRQRTASDGSTIGYFVITPLRLADGHGEVLVNRGWVDSGSDATQFPPVPAAPGGQVTVTGRLRADETSATSGIRDRGGLPQRQYMLINSEQQAKASGATVLGGYLELATTTPAPADQAQLLPEPNHSDIGPHMAYAIQWWLFASLVPVGLLILIRREARDRVSAAAEADTPELVPAG; via the coding sequence GTGTACCGTTTTCTGCTCTCCTGGCGCTGGGCGATCACCACGCTGATCGCGCTGCTGCTGATCCCCGCCTGCATCAAGCTGGGGTTCTGGCAGCTGCACCGGCACGAGGCGCGGGTCGCCCGGAACAACCTGATCGGCCAGAGCCTCAAGGCCGCGCCGGTCGCCTTCGACTCGCTCTCCACCGGCCCCGGCTACGCCGTCCCCAAGGACCTGACCTGGCGGACGGTCACCGCGACCGGCGAGTACGACAGTGCGCACGAGTTCGTGGTCCGGCAGCGCACCGCCTCCGACGGCAGCACCATCGGGTACTTCGTGATCACCCCGCTGCGGCTCGCGGACGGGCACGGCGAGGTGCTGGTCAACCGCGGCTGGGTGGACTCCGGGAGTGACGCCACCCAGTTCCCGCCGGTACCGGCCGCACCGGGCGGGCAGGTCACCGTGACCGGACGGCTGCGGGCCGACGAGACCAGCGCCACCAGCGGCATCCGGGACCGGGGCGGGCTGCCGCAGCGGCAGTACATGCTGATCAACAGCGAGCAGCAGGCCAAGGCCTCCGGCGCCACGGTGCTCGGCGGCTACCTGGAGCTCGCGACCACCACCCCCGCGCCCGCCGACCAGGCGCAGCTGCTCCCCGAGCCCAACCACTCGGACATCGGCCCGCACATGGCGTACGCGATCCAGTGGTGGCTGTTCGCCTCGCTGGTCCCGGTCGGCCTGCTGATCCTGATCCGCCGCGAGGCCAGGGACCGCGTCTCGGCGGCCGCCGAGGCCGACACCCCGGAGCTGGTCCCGGCCGGCTGA
- a CDS encoding IS4 family transposase: protein MFAPGHLGELTRIIPFEMVDEVLAQTGAVQRRIRLVPARVTVYLLLAAALFAGLGYRQVFDRLCAGLADLAPVRPSGSALRQARQRLGPAPMKALFDLVRGPAATIAAAGRWRGLRVVAVDGTLLSVPDCPANLAVFARQRLGNGISGYPQLRLAMLVACGTRSVIGAVFGPATTGELEYVRRLAADLRAGMLLLGDRNFAAADLLNRLAASGADLLVRCKSGRKLPPVARCRDGSFLARLGGLTVRVIDAEISIATSRGTRTGHYRLLTTLTDPASHPAAELVRLYHERWEVETAYAELKSTILGGRVLRARTPQGIEQEVWALLTAYQVLRTAMTDATDSVPGTDPDRAGFTTALAAARDQLVLAAGITADTVIDLVGVIGRHVLGQLLPARRVRTKDRIVKRAISKYNARGPAIDRTTYKATININMLTDSP, encoded by the coding sequence GTGTTCGCGCCGGGTCACCTCGGTGAACTGACCCGGATTATCCCGTTCGAGATGGTCGACGAGGTACTGGCGCAGACCGGTGCCGTGCAGCGCAGGATCAGGCTGGTGCCGGCACGGGTCACGGTGTACCTGCTGCTGGCCGCGGCGCTCTTCGCCGGGCTGGGCTACCGGCAGGTCTTCGACCGGCTGTGCGCCGGGCTGGCGGACCTGGCACCGGTCCGGCCTAGCGGCAGCGCTCTTCGCCAGGCCCGCCAGCGGCTGGGGCCGGCACCGATGAAGGCACTGTTCGACCTGGTGAGGGGCCCTGCGGCCACCATCGCTGCCGCCGGGCGGTGGCGGGGGCTGAGGGTCGTCGCGGTCGACGGCACCCTGCTGTCGGTCCCCGACTGTCCGGCCAACCTCGCGGTGTTCGCCCGCCAGCGGCTCGGCAACGGGATCTCGGGCTACCCGCAACTGCGTCTGGCCATGCTGGTCGCCTGCGGGACCCGGTCGGTGATCGGGGCTGTCTTCGGCCCGGCCACCACCGGAGAGCTGGAGTACGTCCGCCGTCTGGCGGCGGACCTGCGGGCGGGGATGCTGCTGCTGGGCGACCGGAACTTCGCCGCGGCCGACTTGCTGAACCGCCTGGCCGCCTCCGGCGCCGACCTGCTGGTGCGCTGCAAGTCCGGTCGCAAGCTGCCGCCGGTGGCCCGCTGCCGTGACGGCTCGTTCCTGGCCCGGCTCGGCGGCCTGACGGTGCGCGTGATCGATGCGGAGATCAGCATCGCCACGTCCCGGGGCACCCGCACCGGCCACTACCGGCTGCTGACCACCCTCACCGACCCCGCCTCCCACCCGGCCGCCGAACTGGTCCGGCTCTACCACGAGCGCTGGGAGGTCGAGACCGCCTACGCGGAGCTGAAGTCCACGATCCTGGGCGGACGCGTCCTGCGGGCCCGCACCCCGCAGGGCATCGAGCAGGAGGTCTGGGCCCTGCTGACCGCCTACCAGGTACTGCGAACCGCGATGACCGACGCCACCGACAGCGTCCCGGGCACCGACCCGGACCGGGCCGGCTTCACCACGGCCCTCGCCGCCGCCCGCGACCAGCTCGTCCTGGCCGCCGGAATCACCGCCGACACTGTGATCGACCTGGTCGGGGTCATCGGCCGCCACGTCCTGGGCCAGCTCCTGCCCGCCCGACGCGTCCGCACCAAAGACCGCATCGTCAAACGCGCGATCTCCAAGTACAACGCACGCGGACCCGCCATCGACCGGACCACCTACAAGGCCACCATCAACATCAACATGCTCACGGACAGCCCTTGA
- the moaA gene encoding GTP 3',8-cyclase MoaA, translating into MLLDTFGRQAVDLRVSLTDRCNLRCTYCMPEQGLQWLAKPELLTDEEIVRLVTLAVRDLGVREVRFTGGEPLLRPGVVGIVAACAELEPRPELSLTTNGIGLARTAVALREAGLDRVNVSLDTLDPETFHTLTRRHRHQDVLDGLAAAEAAGLTPVKLNAVLMRGVNDHEAAELLGWCLERGYQLRFIEQMPLDAQHGWDRSQMITAEEILDRLADRFSLTPEPSAVRGAAPAERWLVDGGPGSVGVIASVTRPFCRACDRTRLTADGQVRNCLFATGETDLRTALREGASDAELGELWRAAMWGKKAGAGIDNPEFHQPERPMSAIGG; encoded by the coding sequence GTGCTCCTCGACACCTTCGGTCGGCAGGCCGTGGACCTGCGGGTCTCCCTGACCGACCGCTGCAACCTGCGGTGCACCTACTGCATGCCGGAGCAGGGCCTGCAGTGGCTGGCCAAGCCCGAGCTGCTCACCGACGAGGAGATCGTCCGGCTGGTCACCCTCGCCGTGCGCGACCTCGGGGTGCGCGAGGTGCGGTTCACCGGCGGCGAGCCGCTGCTGCGCCCGGGGGTGGTCGGCATCGTCGCGGCGTGCGCCGAGCTCGAGCCGCGGCCCGAGCTGTCGCTCACCACCAACGGCATCGGCCTGGCCCGCACGGCGGTGGCCCTGCGCGAAGCCGGCCTGGACCGGGTCAACGTCTCGCTGGACACCCTCGACCCGGAGACCTTCCACACCCTCACCCGCCGGCACCGCCACCAGGACGTCCTGGACGGCCTGGCCGCCGCGGAGGCCGCCGGGCTCACCCCGGTCAAGCTCAACGCGGTGCTGATGCGCGGGGTCAACGACCACGAGGCCGCCGAGCTGCTCGGCTGGTGCCTGGAACGCGGCTACCAGCTGCGCTTCATCGAGCAGATGCCGCTGGACGCCCAGCACGGCTGGGACCGCTCGCAGATGATCACCGCCGAGGAGATCCTGGACCGGCTCGCCGACCGCTTCTCGCTCACCCCGGAGCCCTCCGCGGTGCGCGGCGCGGCCCCGGCCGAACGCTGGCTGGTGGACGGCGGTCCGGGCAGCGTCGGAGTGATCGCCTCGGTCACCCGGCCGTTCTGCCGGGCCTGCGACCGCACCCGGCTGACCGCTGACGGCCAGGTCCGCAACTGCCTGTTCGCCACCGGTGAGACCGACCTGCGCACCGCCCTGCGCGAGGGCGCCTCGGACGCCGAGCTGGGCGAGCTGTGGCGGGCCGCGATGTGGGGCAAGAAGGCCGGCGCGGGGATCGACAACCCCGAGTTCCACCAGCCCGAGCGGCCGATGTCGGCGATCGGCGGCTGA
- a CDS encoding DUF485 domain-containing protein — MDHPPQPGSPPDSAVPTDLTTEERIEQSAEFRALRSTFRGFAFPVTAGFLLWYLLYVLLSSYAHGFMATTVFGHVNVALLLGLLQFVSTFAIAAWYARFAGRRLDPAAAAIRQEYGQSVVTPREAGE; from the coding sequence GTGGACCATCCCCCGCAGCCCGGGTCCCCGCCGGACAGCGCCGTCCCGACCGACCTGACGACAGAGGAACGGATCGAACAGAGCGCGGAGTTCCGCGCCCTGCGCAGCACCTTCCGCGGTTTCGCCTTCCCGGTGACCGCGGGCTTCCTGCTCTGGTACCTGCTCTACGTGCTGCTCTCCAGCTACGCCCACGGCTTCATGGCCACCACGGTCTTCGGGCACGTCAACGTGGCCCTGCTGCTCGGCCTGCTGCAGTTCGTCAGCACCTTCGCGATCGCCGCCTGGTACGCGAGGTTCGCCGGCCGCCGGCTCGACCCGGCCGCGGCCGCGATCCGGCAGGAGTACGGACAGTCCGTCGTCACTCCCAGAGAGGCAGGCGAATGA
- a CDS encoding DEDDh family exonuclease: MHALQPSVGPIPTQRTGVFAGAEAPSGYAVVDVETTGLGRTDRVISAGVYRLDEAGEVIDHWYTLVNPLRDPGPIWIHGLTTAMLADAPTFPEIAEELGERLSGRVMVAHNALFDWNMISREYARAGLRAPVEQRLCTMVLSRDLGLPLPNGKLSTLAEYFGVRQRHAHNALDDARVLAEAFRPSLQLALSGGVPLPLTTCVAVTDLGEDAAVPVSPARGSWSSSYRPARKRPACPYPNPGRWQEGGPLVQGMRVAITGDTATDRELLEDRAIAAGLHIASSVSRLTSLLVTNEPGSWSGKARKAREVGTPVIGEDAFLQLLADVAPHPGG; this comes from the coding sequence ATGCATGCGCTCCAGCCCTCGGTCGGCCCGATCCCCACGCAGCGCACCGGTGTATTCGCGGGCGCCGAGGCACCGTCGGGGTATGCGGTGGTCGACGTCGAGACCACCGGCCTCGGCCGCACCGACCGGGTGATCTCGGCGGGCGTGTACCGGCTGGACGAGGCCGGCGAGGTGATCGACCACTGGTACACCCTGGTCAATCCGCTGCGCGATCCCGGACCGATCTGGATCCACGGCCTGACCACCGCGATGCTGGCCGACGCGCCGACCTTCCCGGAGATCGCCGAGGAGCTCGGCGAGCGACTGAGCGGCCGGGTGATGGTGGCCCACAACGCGCTCTTCGACTGGAACATGATCTCCCGTGAGTACGCGCGGGCCGGCCTGCGGGCCCCCGTCGAGCAGCGGCTCTGCACCATGGTGCTCTCCCGCGACCTCGGCCTGCCGCTGCCCAACGGCAAGCTCTCCACCCTGGCCGAGTACTTCGGGGTCCGTCAGCGCCACGCGCACAACGCGCTGGACGACGCCCGGGTGCTCGCCGAGGCGTTCCGCCCCAGCCTGCAGCTCGCGCTCAGCGGGGGCGTGCCGCTGCCGCTGACCACCTGCGTGGCCGTCACCGACCTCGGCGAGGACGCCGCCGTGCCGGTCTCCCCCGCCCGCGGCTCCTGGAGCTCCTCCTACCGCCCCGCGCGCAAGCGGCCGGCCTGCCCGTACCCGAACCCCGGACGCTGGCAGGAGGGCGGGCCGCTGGTCCAGGGCATGCGGGTGGCGATCACCGGCGACACCGCCACCGACCGCGAGCTGCTGGAGGACCGGGCGATCGCGGCCGGCCTGCACATCGCCTCCTCGGTGAGCCGGCTCACCAGCCTGCTGGTCACCAACGAGCCGGGCAGCTGGAGCGGCAAGGCCCGCAAGGCCCGCGAGGTCGGCACCCCGGTGATCGGCGAGGACGCCTTCCTGCAGCTGCTCGCGGACGTCGCGCCGCACCCCGGTGGCTGA
- a CDS encoding solute symporter family protein gives MTAPQILAGGQLLASSASSHRGLTMSLFAGFVLVTLGITVWAGRQTKDATDFYAGGRGFTGFQNGLAVSGDYMSAASFLGIAGAIALSGYDGFLYSIGFLVAWLVALLLIAEPLRNSGRYTMADVLAFRMRQRPVRTAAGISTIVVSIFYLLAQMVGAGSLVALLLGIEGTAAKRWTVVAVGALMVLYVAIGGMKGTTWVQIVKAVLLIAGAALMTVMVLAKYHFNPSSLLGAAAHASGKGSAFLEPGLKYGLNGTSKLDFISLGLALVLGTAGLPHILVRFYTVPTARTARKSVLWAIGIIGVFYLMTLVLGFGAAALVGPKTIKASNAAGNTAAPLLAQHLGGGEGSTGGAILLAVISAVAFATILAVVAGLTLASSASFAHDLYANVIRKGKVTEQEEVRSAKLSAVVIGAVAIVLSIYAEKLNTAALVALAFAVAASANLPNLLFSLFWKRFNTTGAVWSVYGGLISSVLLVVFSTVVSGKPTSLFPHSDFHWFPLENPGLVSIPIGFLLGWLGTLLSRSSTDPAKYAELEVRSLTGIGAH, from the coding sequence ATGACCGCCCCGCAGATCCTCGCCGGCGGCCAGCTGCTCGCCAGCTCGGCCAGCAGCCACCGCGGCCTGACCATGTCGCTCTTCGCCGGCTTCGTGCTGGTCACCCTCGGGATCACCGTGTGGGCCGGCCGGCAGACCAAGGACGCCACCGACTTCTACGCCGGCGGCCGCGGCTTCACCGGCTTCCAGAACGGCCTGGCGGTCTCCGGCGACTACATGTCGGCCGCCTCCTTCCTGGGCATCGCCGGAGCCATCGCGCTCTCCGGCTACGACGGCTTCCTGTACTCGATCGGCTTCCTGGTGGCCTGGCTGGTCGCGCTGCTGCTGATCGCCGAGCCGCTGCGCAACTCCGGCCGCTACACCATGGCCGACGTGCTGGCCTTCCGGATGCGCCAGCGCCCGGTGCGCACCGCCGCCGGAATCTCCACCATCGTGGTGTCGATCTTCTACCTGCTGGCCCAGATGGTCGGCGCCGGCTCGCTGGTCGCGCTGCTGCTGGGCATCGAGGGCACGGCCGCCAAGCGCTGGACGGTGGTCGCGGTCGGCGCCCTGATGGTGCTGTACGTCGCGATCGGCGGCATGAAGGGCACCACCTGGGTGCAGATCGTCAAGGCGGTGCTGCTGATCGCGGGCGCCGCACTGATGACCGTGATGGTGCTGGCCAAGTACCACTTCAACCCGTCCAGCCTGCTCGGCGCCGCCGCGCACGCCAGCGGCAAGGGCTCGGCCTTCCTGGAACCCGGGCTCAAATACGGCCTCAACGGCACCAGCAAACTGGACTTCATCAGCCTGGGCCTGGCCCTGGTGCTCGGCACCGCGGGCCTGCCGCACATCCTGGTCCGCTTCTACACCGTGCCCACCGCCAGGACCGCGCGGAAGTCGGTGCTCTGGGCGATCGGCATCATCGGCGTCTTCTACCTGATGACCCTGGTGCTCGGCTTCGGCGCGGCCGCCCTGGTCGGCCCGAAGACCATCAAGGCCTCCAACGCGGCCGGCAACACCGCGGCCCCGCTGCTGGCCCAGCACCTGGGCGGCGGCGAGGGCTCCACCGGCGGGGCGATCCTGCTGGCGGTGATCTCGGCGGTGGCCTTCGCCACCATCCTGGCCGTGGTCGCCGGGCTCACCCTGGCCTCATCGGCCTCCTTCGCCCACGACCTCTACGCCAACGTGATCCGCAAGGGCAAGGTCACCGAGCAGGAGGAGGTGCGCTCGGCCAAGCTCTCCGCGGTGGTGATCGGCGCGGTCGCGATAGTGCTGAGCATCTACGCGGAGAAGCTCAACACCGCCGCGCTGGTCGCGCTGGCCTTCGCGGTGGCGGCCTCGGCGAACCTGCCGAACCTGCTCTTCTCGCTCTTCTGGAAGCGGTTCAACACCACCGGCGCGGTCTGGTCGGTCTACGGCGGGCTGATCAGCTCGGTGCTGCTGGTGGTCTTCTCCACCGTGGTCTCCGGCAAGCCGACCTCGCTCTTCCCGCACTCCGACTTCCACTGGTTCCCGCTGGAGAACCCGGGCCTGGTGTCGATCCCGATCGGCTTCCTGCTCGGCTGGCTCGGCACCCTGCTGTCCAGGAGCTCCACCGACCCGGCGAAGTACGCTGAACTGGAAGTCCGTTCGCTCACCGGGATCGGCGCGCACTGA
- a CDS encoding zinc-dependent alcohol dehydrogenase family protein yields the protein MRATVIHGPHDIRIEEVPDPVIQQPTDAVVRVVNACICGSDLWAYRGVASREPGQRIGHEFLGIVEAVGSEVGGVKVGDLVVAPFVWSDGVCEYCREGLQTSCPHGGFWGSVGSDGGQGEAVRVPFADGTLVRLPKEAASDQALLPSLLALSDVMATGHHAAVAARVRPGATVAVVGDGAVGLCGVLAAHRLGAGRIIALGRHEARTAIARKFGATDVVAERGEAAIEAVRELTGGQGAHAVLEAVGTEESMRTAISITRDGGAVGYVGVPHGGSAGVDIGQMFGRNVSLGGGVAPARAYIPELLADVLNGSIEPGLVFDRTVGLDEVPDGYRAMDDRSALKVRIAF from the coding sequence ATGCGCGCCACCGTGATCCACGGCCCCCACGACATCCGGATCGAGGAGGTGCCCGACCCGGTGATCCAGCAGCCCACTGATGCGGTGGTGCGCGTGGTCAACGCCTGTATCTGCGGCAGCGACCTCTGGGCCTACCGGGGTGTCGCGTCCCGCGAGCCCGGGCAGCGGATCGGACACGAGTTCCTCGGCATCGTCGAGGCGGTCGGCTCCGAGGTGGGCGGCGTCAAGGTCGGCGACCTGGTGGTGGCCCCCTTCGTCTGGTCGGACGGTGTCTGCGAGTACTGCCGGGAGGGGCTGCAGACCTCCTGCCCGCACGGCGGCTTCTGGGGGAGCGTCGGCTCGGACGGCGGCCAGGGCGAGGCGGTCCGGGTGCCGTTCGCCGACGGCACCCTGGTGCGGCTGCCCAAGGAGGCGGCCAGCGACCAGGCGCTGCTGCCCAGCCTGCTGGCGCTGTCCGACGTGATGGCCACCGGGCACCACGCGGCGGTGGCCGCCCGGGTCCGCCCGGGTGCCACGGTGGCGGTGGTCGGCGACGGCGCGGTGGGCCTGTGCGGGGTGCTGGCCGCGCACCGGCTCGGCGCCGGTCGGATCATCGCGCTGGGTCGGCACGAGGCGCGCACCGCGATCGCCCGTAAGTTCGGCGCCACCGACGTGGTGGCCGAGCGCGGCGAGGCGGCGATCGAGGCGGTGCGCGAGCTGACCGGCGGTCAGGGGGCGCACGCCGTGCTGGAGGCGGTCGGCACCGAGGAGTCGATGCGCACCGCGATCTCGATCACCCGCGACGGTGGCGCGGTCGGCTATGTCGGCGTGCCGCACGGCGGCAGCGCCGGTGTCGACATCGGCCAGATGTTCGGCCGAAACGTTTCGCTCGGCGGCGGTGTCGCGCCGGCCCGCGCGTACATCCCGGAGCTGCTCGCCGACGTGCTGAACGGATCGATCGAGCCGGGCCTGGTCTTCGACCGCACGGTCGGACTTGACGAGGTCCCGGACGGTTACCGGGCGATGGACGACCGCTCGGCGCTCAAGGTGCGGATCGCCTTCTAG